From the Candidatus Deferrimicrobiaceae bacterium genome, one window contains:
- a CDS encoding hemolysin family protein, which produces MNLALVIALCLLMQALFNGAEMVLVSADRHKLMDRSRREERGATTALKLLEHPDRALATTLTGQNIFLVLGTVLTTSHLLPRYGDGAAWIAVGVITPLVILLGGIVPKSFAQPRADRLIGPAARFIWFSELMLYPLVAVTAFFARVLSRPFGGAPPLHGMVTREELRLILQMSRSGSDVEAHERAMVRRVFHFGEKKVVDIFRPLVTVVALPEESACRDVAALASLSGYSRYPVYRERIDHVVGFLHVIDTVGQPPDAPIRPFMRKALYAPELMPIDELMRKFQEAGTSFAVVVDEYGGVTGIVTAEDVVEEVVGEIEDEYDRGMEYYKKISTGVFLVPGRMEVGRFEEEMGISLPEGDYSTLGGMLISLAGRIPAAEESFEVPGAEFTVTAASERAVKEVRVRLVGRPAGVPYEDEDEEALGMDSWEGSD; this is translated from the coding sequence GTGAACCTCGCCCTCGTCATCGCGCTCTGTCTCCTGATGCAGGCGCTGTTCAACGGCGCGGAGATGGTCCTCGTCTCCGCCGACCGCCACAAGCTCATGGACCGCTCGCGCCGGGAGGAACGCGGGGCCACGACCGCCCTGAAGCTGCTCGAGCACCCGGACCGCGCGCTCGCAACCACGCTGACGGGACAGAACATCTTCCTTGTCCTGGGGACGGTCCTCACTACCTCCCACCTTCTCCCGCGCTATGGAGACGGGGCGGCGTGGATCGCCGTGGGAGTGATCACCCCCCTGGTGATCCTCCTCGGGGGAATCGTGCCCAAGAGCTTCGCCCAGCCGCGGGCGGACCGTTTGATAGGTCCGGCCGCCCGGTTCATCTGGTTCTCCGAGTTGATGCTCTACCCGCTCGTCGCGGTCACGGCGTTTTTCGCGCGCGTCCTGTCCCGCCCGTTCGGCGGGGCCCCCCCCCTCCACGGGATGGTCACGCGGGAGGAGCTTCGCCTCATCCTGCAGATGAGCCGTTCCGGGTCGGATGTGGAGGCACACGAGCGGGCGATGGTGCGCCGGGTCTTCCATTTCGGGGAGAAGAAGGTCGTGGACATCTTCCGGCCCCTCGTCACCGTCGTGGCTCTCCCGGAGGAGAGCGCCTGCCGCGACGTCGCCGCCCTTGCCTCCTTGAGCGGCTATTCCCGCTACCCGGTGTACCGGGAGCGGATCGACCATGTCGTCGGGTTCCTCCACGTGATCGACACCGTGGGACAGCCGCCGGACGCCCCCATCCGGCCGTTCATGCGGAAGGCCCTCTATGCTCCCGAGTTGATGCCGATCGACGAATTGATGCGCAAGTTCCAGGAAGCGGGGACATCCTTCGCCGTCGTCGTCGACGAGTACGGAGGCGTGACGGGGATCGTCACCGCGGAGGACGTCGTGGAGGAGGTCGTCGGGGAGATCGAGGATGAATACGACCGGGGGATGGAATATTATAAAAAAATCTCCACCGGCGTTTTCCTCGTCCCCGGAAGGATGGAAGTCGGCAGGTTCGAGGAGGAGATGGGGATCTCCCTCCCGGAGGGGGACTACTCGACCCTGGGGGGGATGCTCATCTCGCTCGCGGGGAGGATCCCCGCGGCGGAGGAATCCTTCGAGGTCCCGGGGGCCGAGTTCACCGTGACGGCCGCCTCCGAACGCGCGGTGAAGGAGGTGCGGGTGCGCCTTGTGGGGCGGCCGGCCGGCGTCCCTTACGAGGATGAGGACGAGGAGGCCCTGGGCATGGACTCCTGGGAGGGATCGGATTGA
- a CDS encoding hemolysin family protein produces MKFLLIPLLIIASAFFSASETAFFALRRVDLMRWKKEGNRMADVIGKMLETPSRLIATMFIGNELVNVSLSSVIAALLIPMIPAYGEIVALAAGTLTILILGDITPKCIVWPRAKSFSAFSARPLLFFSRIVAPVRFLMEIMAKGILRLLGGGEVAGKKAAFTEREFRALVDVSGESGTLDPGERELIHNIFELTDQRAGEIMTPIADVFMVPVDIPRPELLAQFRKYRRSRIPVYRGERRDVFGILYLRDLLRPPAEGEEEAPLSGLLKPPFVVPTSKKLPLLLREFQRLKVHLALVVDEFGEIVGIVTLEDVLEELFGEIREEHDREEKELVPRPDGSWGVLGKMPIHRFNDAFQAGLPDQEWDTVAGLLLHEFGRLPGRGDSIVLGPFRFTVERVRGIRIVEVCVRNIAEGTA; encoded by the coding sequence ATGAAGTTTCTCCTGATTCCCCTCCTGATCATCGCCTCGGCCTTTTTCTCGGCCTCGGAGACGGCGTTCTTCGCGCTCCGGCGGGTCGACCTCATGCGATGGAAAAAGGAAGGAAACCGGATGGCGGACGTGATCGGGAAGATGCTCGAGACGCCGAGCCGGCTGATCGCCACGATGTTCATCGGCAACGAACTCGTCAACGTCTCCCTCTCCTCCGTGATCGCCGCCCTCCTGATCCCGATGATCCCGGCGTACGGCGAGATCGTCGCGCTTGCCGCCGGGACCCTCACGATCCTGATCCTGGGGGACATCACTCCCAAGTGCATCGTGTGGCCGAGAGCCAAATCCTTTTCCGCCTTTTCCGCCCGCCCGCTCCTCTTCTTTTCCCGCATCGTCGCACCGGTACGTTTCCTCATGGAGATTATGGCCAAGGGGATCCTGCGCCTTCTGGGGGGAGGGGAGGTCGCGGGAAAGAAGGCGGCGTTCACCGAGCGGGAGTTCCGGGCACTCGTCGACGTGAGCGGCGAGAGCGGGACGCTCGACCCGGGGGAGAGGGAGCTCATCCACAACATCTTCGAGCTGACCGACCAGCGGGCGGGGGAGATCATGACCCCCATCGCCGACGTGTTCATGGTGCCCGTCGACATCCCCCGGCCGGAGCTCTTGGCGCAGTTCCGCAAGTACCGCCGATCCCGGATCCCCGTCTACCGCGGGGAACGGAGGGACGTTTTCGGCATCCTCTACCTCAGGGACCTCCTCCGGCCCCCGGCGGAGGGGGAGGAGGAGGCGCCGCTCTCCGGACTGCTCAAGCCCCCCTTCGTCGTTCCCACCTCGAAGAAGCTCCCCCTCCTGTTGCGCGAGTTCCAGCGCCTCAAGGTGCATCTCGCACTCGTCGTGGACGAGTTCGGGGAGATCGTCGGGATCGTCACGCTGGAGGACGTGCTCGAGGAGCTCTTCGGGGAGATCCGGGAGGAGCACGACCGGGAGGAGAAGGAGCTGGTTCCCCGGCCGGACGGCTCTTGGGGCGTCCTGGGGAAGATGCCGATCCACCGGTTCAACGACGCCTTCCAGGCAGGCCTCCCCGACCAGGAATGGGACACGGTGGCCGGTCTGCTCCTCCACGAGTTCGGCAGGCTCCCCGGAAGGGGCGACTCGATCGTTCTGGGGCCCTTCCGGTTCACGGTGGAGAGGGTGAGGGGGATCCGGATCGTCGAGGTCTGCGTGCGCAACATCGCGGAAGGGACGGCCTGA
- a CDS encoding S16 family serine protease, which yields GITEIIVPGQNRKDLEEIPRSEARRFTFTLVDNMDEVVSKALKKNPFRGGAEGQMTPAAGGRRKAARGTRKKQ from the coding sequence CGGGATCACCGAGATCATCGTGCCCGGACAGAACCGGAAGGATCTGGAGGAGATTCCACGCAGCGAAGCGAGGCGGTTCACGTTCACCCTGGTGGACAATATGGACGAGGTTGTCTCCAAGGCGCTGAAGAAAAATCCGTTTCGCGGCGGGGCGGAAGGGCAGATGACCCCGGCGGCGGGGGGACGCAGGAAAGCGGCCCGGGGAACGCGGAAGAAGCAGTGA